In Candidatus Binataceae bacterium, the DNA window CATGCGCGGGGTCGAGGAGCGGGGGATCGAACGCTCGGCGATCGGCAGGCGCATCGAGGAGCCGCTGTGGGACTTCTTCGAGCTGATCGAGAACAACGAATAGCCAGGAGCGCTTACGATGCCGCAGAGCTTTCCCGATACTTCGACATTACTCAGTGCAGTGCTGAAGTACCTCGAAGACGATCTTTCCCCGACCCTGAGCGGATACCATCGCTTCCAGACCCGTGTGACAATCAATGTATTGAATATAATCCGGCGTGAGCTGGAGCTGCGCGCGGGACAGTCGGCGGCAGAACGCGCACGGCTGGTTGCAATGCTCGGCCACGAGGGCGACGTCCAGGCGTTGAGCGACGAACTGTGCGGACGGATTCAGCGCGGCGAGATCGACCTCACCGATACGAATCTACGGGCGCATTTGCGCCAGTCACTCGCTGATGCACTTGCGATCAACAACCCGAAATGGACCGGCCGCTAGACATTGGGCGGCGGCGGAGGAGATCAGAAATGACGAGACGCACGAATAT includes these proteins:
- a CDS encoding DUF6285 domain-containing protein, translated to MPQSFPDTSTLLSAVLKYLEDDLSPTLSGYHRFQTRVTINVLNIIRRELELRAGQSAAERARLVAMLGHEGDVQALSDELCGRIQRGEIDLTDTNLRAHLRQSLADALAINNPKWTGR